From the Streptomyces pluripotens genome, one window contains:
- a CDS encoding NUDIX hydrolase has product MLSRAGLPDWLDPVARAAETVEPLQLSRFLPPDNGSGRQSAVLILFGEGERGPELLLMERSGSLRSHAGQPSFPGGALDPEDGDPRGDGPLRAALREAEEETGLDPTGVQLFGVLPALYIPVSGFVVTSVLGWWRKPSPVGVVDPNETARVFTVPVADLTDPDNRATTVHPSGHQGPAFLVESALVWGFTAGVIDRLLHFAGWERPWDRDKQVPLGLRS; this is encoded by the coding sequence ATGCTGAGCAGAGCTGGGCTGCCGGACTGGCTGGACCCGGTGGCGCGGGCTGCCGAGACGGTCGAGCCCTTGCAGCTCAGCCGCTTTCTGCCGCCGGACAACGGCTCGGGGCGGCAGTCCGCCGTGCTGATCCTCTTCGGTGAGGGCGAGCGTGGCCCTGAGCTGCTCTTGATGGAGCGCTCAGGTTCTCTGCGCTCGCACGCCGGGCAACCGTCCTTCCCGGGCGGGGCGCTTGATCCGGAGGACGGTGACCCGCGGGGCGACGGGCCGCTGCGAGCCGCACTGCGCGAGGCCGAGGAGGAGACCGGCCTCGATCCGACCGGTGTGCAGCTCTTCGGTGTCCTGCCCGCCCTCTACATCCCGGTCAGCGGCTTCGTCGTCACGTCAGTGCTGGGCTGGTGGCGCAAACCCAGCCCGGTCGGCGTCGTCGATCCGAACGAGACCGCGCGCGTGTTCACCGTCCCCGTGGCAGATCTCACGGACCCCGACAACCGGGCCACCACCGTGCATCCCAGCGGGCACCAAGGCCCGGCATTCCTGGTCGAATCGGCCCTGGTGTGGGGCTTCACGGCCGGGGTGATCGACCGCCTGCTGCATTTCGCCGGCTGGGAACGTCCATGGGACAGAGACAAGCAGGTCCCGCTCGGCTTGCGCTCATGA
- the nth gene encoding endonuclease III: MAVSKVRKAVTAVPKAVKPWKPESRTALVRRARKINRELAEVYPYAHPELDFENPFQLLVATVLSAQTTDLRVNQTTPALFARFPVPEDLAAANPEEVEEILRPCGFFRAKTRSVIGLSKALVEDFRGEVPGKLEELVKLPGVGRKTAFVVLGNAFGRPGITVDTHFQRLVRRWKWTEETEPDKIEAAVGSLFPKSAWTDLSHHVIWHGRRICHARRPACGACPIAPLCPAYGEGETDPEKAKKLLKYEKGGFPGQRLKPPQAYLDAGGRPAPPLGVA; encoded by the coding sequence ATGGCAGTGAGCAAGGTGCGCAAGGCGGTCACGGCGGTGCCCAAGGCCGTGAAGCCGTGGAAGCCCGAGTCGCGGACGGCGCTCGTACGCCGAGCACGCAAGATCAACCGTGAACTCGCCGAGGTGTACCCGTACGCCCACCCCGAACTGGACTTCGAGAACCCCTTCCAACTGCTGGTCGCTACCGTCCTGTCGGCCCAGACCACCGACCTGCGCGTCAACCAGACCACTCCGGCGCTCTTCGCCAGGTTCCCGGTTCCCGAGGACCTGGCCGCGGCCAACCCGGAGGAGGTCGAGGAGATCTTGCGCCCCTGTGGCTTCTTCCGGGCCAAGACCAGGTCGGTCATAGGGTTGTCCAAGGCGCTCGTGGAGGACTTCCGCGGTGAGGTGCCGGGGAAGCTGGAGGAACTGGTCAAGCTGCCCGGTGTCGGCCGCAAGACCGCCTTCGTCGTCCTCGGTAACGCTTTCGGGCGGCCCGGGATCACTGTGGACACGCACTTCCAGCGGTTGGTGCGGCGCTGGAAGTGGACCGAGGAGACCGAGCCGGACAAGATCGAGGCCGCCGTCGGCTCGCTGTTCCCGAAGAGTGCGTGGACCGATCTGTCCCATCACGTGATCTGGCACGGCCGCCGTATCTGCCACGCCCGCAGGCCCGCCTGCGGTGCCTGCCCCATCGCCCCGCTCTGTCCGGCCTACGGCGAGGGCGAGACCGATCCGGAGAAGGCGAAGAAGCTCCTGAAGTACGAGAAGGGCGGCTTTCCCGGCCAGCGGCTCAAGCCCCCGCAGGCCTACCTCGACGCGGGCGGCAGGCCGGCGCCGCCACTGGGGGTCGCGTAA
- a CDS encoding nucleotidyltransferase domain-containing protein, with translation MAETIRPTGLDAQGFMEREGSLARVADAFRPAVAAARDRLLDVFGGRLHSAYLYGSIPRGTARVGRSDLDLLVALREEPTGADRDAVLSLSAAVDGEFPQVDGVGTLLYGKERLLSDLERHDLGWFVACLCTPLLGDDLAAQLPRYRPDSLLARETNGDLARWLPHWRERISAAEDTEEARRPLVRFLSRHLVRTGFTLVMPRWQGWTSDLREMAEVFAAFYPQRGAQLRRAAEHGYEPVGDSDVLRTYTDDLGPWLATEYARVHGVKAPRPED, from the coding sequence ATGGCTGAAACGATCCGCCCCACAGGTCTCGATGCTCAGGGCTTCATGGAGCGCGAAGGTTCCCTCGCGCGCGTGGCGGACGCCTTTCGCCCGGCCGTGGCCGCGGCCCGCGACCGGCTCCTGGACGTCTTCGGGGGACGGCTGCACAGCGCATACCTGTACGGGTCGATTCCGCGTGGTACCGCGCGCGTGGGGCGCAGCGACCTGGATCTGCTGGTCGCGCTCCGGGAGGAGCCGACCGGCGCTGACCGGGACGCCGTCCTGTCGCTCAGTGCGGCGGTCGACGGCGAGTTCCCGCAGGTCGACGGCGTCGGCACACTGCTGTACGGCAAGGAGCGGCTGCTGAGCGACCTGGAGCGCCACGACCTCGGCTGGTTCGTCGCCTGCCTGTGCACCCCGCTGCTCGGCGACGACCTCGCCGCCCAGCTCCCCCGCTACCGTCCCGATTCCCTGCTCGCCCGCGAGACCAACGGCGACCTCGCCCGGTGGCTGCCGCACTGGCGGGAGCGGATCAGCGCGGCCGAGGACACCGAGGAGGCCCGCCGTCCGCTGGTGCGCTTCCTGTCCCGGCACCTCGTCCGCACCGGCTTCACGCTCGTGATGCCCCGCTGGCAGGGATGGACCAGCGACCTGCGGGAGATGGCCGAGGTGTTCGCCGCCTTCTACCCGCAGCGGGGCGCACAGCTGCGCAGGGCGGCGGAGCACGGCTACGAGCCGGTCGGCGACTCCGACGTGCTGCGCACGTACACCGATGACCTGGGCCCGTGGCTCGCCACGGAGTACGCACGCGTCCACGGTGTGAAGGCCCCTCGCCCGGAGGACTAG
- a CDS encoding RidA family protein, with product MSAIEAKLAGLGLALPEVVPPLAAYQPAVQSGAYVYTAGQLPMVEGKLPVTGKVGAEVTPEEAKELARTCALNALAAVKSVVGDLDRIARVVKVVGFVASASDFTGQPGVVNGASELLGEVLGDKGVHARSAVGVAVLPLDAPVEIEIQVELVP from the coding sequence ATGAGCGCGATCGAGGCCAAGCTGGCCGGACTGGGTCTGGCGCTGCCGGAGGTGGTACCACCGCTGGCCGCCTACCAGCCGGCCGTGCAGTCCGGTGCCTATGTGTACACCGCCGGTCAGCTGCCGATGGTGGAGGGCAAGCTGCCGGTCACCGGCAAGGTCGGCGCCGAGGTCACCCCGGAGGAGGCCAAGGAGCTGGCCCGCACCTGCGCGCTGAACGCGCTGGCCGCCGTGAAGTCCGTCGTCGGAGACCTGGACCGCATCGCACGCGTGGTGAAGGTCGTGGGCTTCGTCGCCTCGGCGTCCGACTTCACCGGGCAGCCCGGTGTCGTCAACGGCGCTAGCGAACTGCTCGGCGAGGTCCTCGGCGACAAGGGCGTGCACGCCCGCAGCGCGGTCGGCGTCGCAGTGCTGCCGCTGGACGCGCCGGTGGAGATCGAGATCCAGGTCGAGCTGGTTCCGTAG
- a CDS encoding DUF4177 domain-containing protein, which translates to MTKWEYATVPLLVHATKQILDNWGEDGWELVQVVPGPNDPEQLVAYLKREKQA; encoded by the coding sequence ATGACCAAGTGGGAATACGCAACCGTGCCGCTGCTCGTCCACGCGACGAAGCAGATTCTGGACAACTGGGGTGAGGACGGCTGGGAACTCGTCCAGGTCGTGCCCGGGCCCAACGACCCCGAACAGCTCGTGGCCTACCTGAAGCGGGAGAAGCAGGCATGA
- a CDS encoding MBL fold metallo-hydrolase, whose translation MTDAAALPGQPRGGVLSGPATERAVNVLAPNPSAMTLDGTNTWIVAEPDSDLAVVIDPGPLDDGHLRNVVETVEKGGRRIALTLLTHGHPDHAEGATRFAELTGTPVRALDPALRLGDEGLAAGDVITVDGLELRVVPTPGHTADSLCFHLPADRAVLTGDTVLGRGTTVVAHPDGRLGDYLDSLRRLRSLTVDDGVHTVLPGHGPVLEDAQGAVEFYLAHRAHRLAQIETAVEDGYRTPVEVVAHVYADVDRSLWPAAELSVRAQLEYLGEHGLI comes from the coding sequence ATGACCGACGCAGCAGCTCTGCCGGGTCAGCCCCGGGGCGGAGTCCTCTCGGGCCCGGCGACCGAGCGGGCCGTCAACGTCCTCGCGCCCAATCCCTCCGCGATGACCCTGGACGGCACCAACACCTGGATCGTCGCCGAGCCCGACTCCGACCTGGCCGTGGTGATCGACCCGGGGCCGCTGGACGACGGGCACCTGCGCAATGTCGTGGAAACGGTCGAGAAGGGCGGTAGACGGATAGCCCTGACCCTGCTCACCCACGGTCACCCGGACCACGCCGAGGGCGCCACCCGCTTCGCGGAACTGACCGGCACACCGGTGCGCGCGCTCGATCCGGCACTGCGGCTCGGCGACGAAGGCCTGGCAGCCGGGGACGTGATCACCGTGGACGGCCTGGAACTGAGGGTCGTACCGACCCCCGGGCACACCGCGGACTCCCTGTGCTTCCACCTGCCTGCCGACCGGGCCGTGCTGACCGGCGACACCGTACTGGGGCGCGGTACGACGGTCGTGGCGCACCCCGACGGGCGGCTCGGTGACTACCTGGACTCCCTACGCCGTCTGAGGTCCCTCACGGTGGACGACGGGGTGCACACGGTCCTGCCGGGCCACGGGCCGGTCCTGGAGGACGCCCAGGGTGCCGTGGAGTTCTACCTCGCCCATCGCGCGCACCGCCTCGCCCAGATCGAGACGGCCGTGGAGGACGGCTACCGTACCCCGGTCGAGGTCGTGGCACACGTGTATGCCGATGTGGACCGCTCGTTGTGGCCGGCGGCGGAACTGTCGGTGCGGGCCCAGCTGGAGTATCTGGGTGAGCACGGGCTGATCTGA
- a CDS encoding Crp/Fnr family transcriptional regulator, giving the protein MDDVLRRNPLFAALDDEQAAELRASMSEVTLARGDSLFHEGDPGDRLYVVTEGKVKLHRTSPDGRENMLAVVGPGELIGELSLFDPGPRTATATALTEVKLLGLGHGDLQPWLNVRPEVAGALLRAVARRLRKTNDAMSDLVFSDVPGRVARALLDLSRRFGVQSEEGIHVVHDLTQEELAQLVGASRETVNKALADFAQRGWLRLEARAVILLDVERLAKRSR; this is encoded by the coding sequence GTGGACGACGTTCTGCGGCGCAACCCGCTCTTCGCGGCACTCGACGACGAGCAGGCCGCGGAGCTCCGCGCCTCCATGAGCGAGGTGACCCTCGCGCGTGGCGACTCCCTGTTCCACGAGGGCGACCCCGGTGACCGGCTGTACGTCGTCACCGAGGGCAAGGTGAAGCTGCACCGCACCTCGCCCGACGGCCGCGAGAACATGCTCGCCGTCGTCGGCCCCGGTGAGCTGATCGGCGAGCTGTCGCTGTTCGACCCGGGCCCGCGTACCGCGACCGCGACCGCGCTGACCGAGGTCAAGCTGCTGGGCCTGGGCCACGGCGACCTCCAGCCCTGGCTGAACGTCCGGCCCGAGGTGGCCGGCGCCCTGCTGCGTGCCGTCGCCCGCCGACTGCGCAAGACCAATGACGCCATGTCCGACCTGGTCTTCTCCGATGTCCCCGGCCGTGTGGCGCGCGCGCTGCTGGACCTGTCCCGCCGCTTCGGCGTGCAGTCCGAGGAGGGCATCCACGTCGTCCACGACCTCACCCAGGAAGAGCTGGCCCAGTTGGTCGGCGCCTCTCGCGAGACCGTGAACAAGGCTCTGGCGGACTTCGCCCAGCGCGGATGGCTTCGCCTGGAGGCGCGAGCCGTGATCCTGTTGGACGTGGAAAGGCTGGCGAAGCGTTCGCGTTGA
- a CDS encoding MarP family serine protease, whose product MNVLDILLLVAAVWFAVVGYRQGFVVGILSVIGFLGGGLAAVYALPVIWGAVTDNADVGTTAAVVAVVVIIVCASVGQALTTHLGNKLRRYITWSPARALDATGGALVNVVAMLLVAFLIGSALAGTTLPTLSKEVRDSKVLLGVSRVLPAQAGTWFADFSAVLAQNGFPQVFSPFVNEPIKDVQPPDPALASSPIASLAQRSIVKVTGTAQSCGKVLEGTGFVFADRRVMTNAHVVGGVDAPTVQIGGKGRTYDAKVVLYDWKRDIAVLDVPDLKATALRFSGRDAAGGNGAIVAGFPENGSYDVRAARVRGRMTANGADIYHRGTVSRDVYSLYAIVRKGNSGGPLLTPDGKVYGVVFAKSRDDANTGYALTVDEIRPDINRGRTANEQVGTDSCAL is encoded by the coding sequence GTGAACGTGCTGGACATCCTGTTGCTGGTCGCGGCCGTGTGGTTCGCGGTGGTGGGCTACCGCCAGGGCTTCGTCGTCGGCATCCTGTCGGTGATCGGGTTCCTGGGCGGCGGCCTCGCCGCCGTGTACGCGCTGCCCGTCATCTGGGGGGCAGTGACCGACAACGCGGACGTCGGTACCACCGCGGCCGTCGTGGCCGTCGTCGTCATCATCGTGTGCGCCTCCGTCGGCCAGGCCCTGACCACCCACCTCGGCAACAAACTGCGCCGGTACATCACCTGGTCCCCGGCCCGTGCCCTGGACGCCACCGGTGGCGCGCTCGTCAATGTCGTCGCGATGCTGCTGGTCGCCTTCCTGATCGGCTCCGCGTTGGCCGGCACCACTCTGCCCACGCTCAGCAAGGAAGTGCGCGACTCCAAGGTGCTCCTCGGCGTCTCCCGGGTGCTACCCGCTCAAGCCGGCACCTGGTTCGCGGACTTCTCCGCCGTCCTTGCGCAGAACGGTTTCCCGCAGGTCTTCAGCCCCTTCGTCAACGAGCCGATCAAGGATGTCCAGCCCCCGGACCCGGCTCTCGCGAGCAGTCCGATCGCCAGCCTGGCCCAGCGTTCCATCGTCAAGGTGACCGGGACCGCGCAGAGCTGCGGCAAGGTGCTGGAGGGCACCGGCTTCGTTTTCGCCGATCGCCGTGTCATGACCAATGCACATGTCGTCGGCGGTGTGGACGCGCCGACCGTGCAGATAGGCGGCAAGGGCCGCACATACGACGCGAAGGTCGTCCTGTACGACTGGAAGCGCGACATCGCCGTCCTCGACGTACCGGACCTGAAGGCGACCGCGCTCAGGTTCTCCGGGCGGGACGCGGCCGGAGGGAACGGCGCGATCGTCGCGGGTTTCCCGGAGAACGGCTCGTACGACGTGCGCGCCGCGCGCGTGCGCGGGCGTATGACGGCCAATGGTGCGGACATCTACCACCGCGGCACCGTCAGCCGTGACGTCTACTCGCTCTACGCGATCGTACGGAAGGGCAACTCCGGTGGCCCGCTGCTCACACCCGACGGCAAGGTGTATGGCGTGGTGTTCGCGAAGTCGCGTGACGACGCCAACACCGGCTACGCCCTGACGGTGGACGAGATCCGGCCCGACATCAACCGGGGACGTACGGCGAACGAGCAAGTGGGTACGGACAGCTGCGCCCTGTAG
- a CDS encoding NUDIX hydrolase, giving the protein MANGQWYPPEWPDRIRALADGTLTPVSPRRAATVLLLKDTESGPVVHMLRRRASMAFAGGAYAYPGGGVDPRDDDRRVRWAGPPRAWWADRLGVDETGAQAVVCAAVRETYEEAGVLLAGPDADSVIGDTTGTDWEADRAALVARELSFAEFLDRRGLVLRSDLLGAWTRWITPEFEARRYDTWFFVAALPAGQRTRNASTEADRTVWIRPAEAAAGYDAGELLMMPPTIATLRQLLPYGTAAAALAAAPARDMTPVLASARLQDGEIVLSWPGHDEFTQHVPTAQTPSAGGPA; this is encoded by the coding sequence ATGGCGAATGGGCAGTGGTATCCCCCTGAGTGGCCGGACCGCATCCGCGCGCTCGCGGACGGCACCCTCACCCCGGTGTCCCCCCGGCGCGCGGCCACGGTGCTGCTGCTGAAGGACACCGAGTCCGGCCCGGTCGTCCACATGCTGCGCAGGCGCGCTTCCATGGCCTTCGCCGGGGGCGCGTACGCGTATCCCGGTGGTGGTGTCGACCCGCGCGACGACGACCGCCGCGTCCGCTGGGCGGGTCCCCCGCGCGCGTGGTGGGCGGACCGTCTCGGCGTCGACGAGACGGGCGCCCAGGCGGTCGTCTGCGCGGCCGTGCGGGAGACGTACGAGGAGGCGGGCGTGCTGCTCGCCGGGCCCGACGCTGACTCGGTGATCGGCGACACCACCGGCACGGACTGGGAGGCCGACCGGGCCGCCCTGGTTGCGCGTGAGCTGTCGTTCGCCGAGTTCCTGGACCGGCGCGGCCTGGTGCTGCGCTCGGACCTGTTGGGCGCCTGGACCCGCTGGATCACCCCGGAGTTCGAGGCCCGCCGCTACGACACCTGGTTCTTCGTGGCAGCCCTCCCCGCAGGACAACGTACTCGGAACGCCTCCACGGAGGCCGACCGTACGGTGTGGATCCGCCCCGCAGAGGCCGCCGCCGGCTACGACGCGGGCGAGCTGCTGATGATGCCGCCCACCATCGCCACCCTGCGCCAGCTGCTCCCGTACGGTACCGCCGCCGCGGCGCTCGCCGCGGCGCCCGCGCGCGACATGACGCCGGTGCTGGCCAGCGCCCGTCTCCAGGACGGCGAGATCGTGCTGTCCTGGCCGGGGCACGACGAGTTCACCCAGCACGTCCCGACCGCGCAGACCCCGTCCGCGGGAGGCCCCGCATGA